From Cytophagales bacterium, a single genomic window includes:
- a CDS encoding glycosyltransferase produces the protein MKELLIIFVKNPIKGKVKTRLAKTIGDDKALLVYQSLLRYTNSVTKNMGVSKAVYYSDFIPENDIWTDGVFLKYLQKGENLGERMKNSFELAFEQHYQSVVIIGTDCPTLSQKIIEDGFSKLKIFDFVTGPATDGGYYLLGLNDRIPAWRSILQNKKWSTNTVFKETMNDIQKLNKTVCVLQKLSDIDTEKDLYKLRSTNDEFVLHKIKSEIQNPKSETTNYTKLV, from the coding sequence GTGAAAGAGCTTCTGATCATCTTCGTCAAAAATCCTATTAAGGGCAAGGTAAAAACCCGTTTGGCCAAAACGATAGGAGATGATAAGGCTTTGCTAGTTTATCAATCCCTGTTGAGATATACAAACAGTGTTACAAAAAACATGGGCGTCAGTAAAGCTGTTTATTATTCTGATTTTATCCCTGAAAATGATATATGGACAGATGGAGTTTTTTTAAAATACTTACAAAAAGGGGAAAACCTGGGTGAAAGAATGAAAAATTCTTTTGAGCTTGCCTTTGAGCAGCATTATCAATCCGTTGTAATAATCGGCACAGATTGCCCTACCCTATCCCAAAAGATCATTGAAGATGGTTTTTCTAAACTTAAAATTTTTGATTTTGTCACCGGCCCTGCCACTGATGGCGGTTATTATCTTTTAGGGTTGAATGACCGCATACCTGCATGGCGTTCTATCTTACAAAATAAAAAATGGAGTACAAATACCGTTTTTAAAGAAACAATGAATGATATTCAGAAATTAAATAAAACAGTCTGTGTTTTACAAAAATTATCAGATATTGATACGGAAAAAGACCTTTACAAATTACGAAGTACGAATGATGAATTCGTACTTCATAAGATAAAATCCGAAATTCAAAATCCGAAATCCGAAACCACTAATTACACTAAATTAGTGTAA
- a CDS encoding peroxidase-related enzyme (This protein belongs to a clade of uncharacterized proteins related to peroxidases such as the alkylhydroperoxidase AhpD.): MAYIKIIQPEEADKRLKEIYQDVIKRRGKLAEVHKVQSLNPETIVKHIDLYMSIMYGRSPLSRAQREMIGVVVSAANQCTYCMIHHGMALNHYWKDENKVAQLRLNLSRQRRDQSRVPGLNKVDKLLCQYARDLTKEPDLANEENHVKPLKQAGLDDRAILDATLVIAYFNFVNRMVTGLGVTLEEEEAGEYKY; this comes from the coding sequence ATGGCATACATAAAAATTATTCAGCCTGAAGAAGCCGATAAACGGTTAAAAGAGATTTATCAGGATGTAATTAAACGCAGGGGCAAATTAGCTGAAGTTCATAAGGTCCAAAGCCTCAACCCTGAAACTATTGTCAAGCATATAGACTTGTATATGTCAATCATGTATGGGCGTTCACCATTAAGCAGGGCGCAGCGGGAAATGATCGGTGTGGTAGTTTCTGCTGCAAACCAGTGTACATATTGTATGATACATCATGGCATGGCTTTAAACCATTACTGGAAAGATGAGAACAAAGTAGCTCAATTGCGATTAAATCTGTCCCGCCAGAGGCGGGATCAATCCCGGGTACCCGGGTTAAATAAGGTTGATAAATTACTTTGCCAATATGCCCGGGATTTAACTAAAGAACCGGACCTGGCTAACGAAGAAAATCATGTTAAACCATTAAAACAAGCCGGCCTTGATGATAGGGCAATCCTTGACGCAACGCTGGTAATTGCTTATTTTAATTTTGTCAACAGGATGGTGACTGGGCTGGGAGTTACGTTGGAGGAAGAAGAAGCGGGAGAGTATAAATATTGA